The DNA region ATGGATAAAACAGGTCGTTTTCCGGGGATGGGCAAGGCGATGCTCACGGACGCTGCCGGTGTCAGTATCGGTTCGCTTTTAGGAACCAGCACCATTACCGCTTTTGTAGAAAGCGCCGCTGGCGTTGGGGTTGGCGGTCGTACCGGTTTGACGGCTGTGGTTTGCGGTTTGCTGTTCTTATTGTCCATGTTCTTCACGCCGTTGGTAGGTCTTATTCCCAGTGCGGCGACGGCTCCGGCCTTGATCATTGTCGGCGCCTTGATGATGGAATCAGTGCGCAATATTGATTTCACCGATTTTACCGAATTTTTCCCGGCTTTTATGACCATTATTCTGATGCCTTTTACGTATAGCATTGCCAACGGCATTTCCGCCGGCTTGGTGTTATACCCTCTATTGAAGCTTATCAATGGACGCAGTAAAGAAGTGCATTGGATTGTCTATATTTTAGCGGTGCTGGTGGTGCTGCGTTATATGTTCCTTGCGGAATAAGCCGCCTTTATCTTTAAAATATCCTGTGAGGCGATGCAGCCATGGCGCGGAAGAGGAAACTCTTCCGCGCCTGTTCTCCGGGTTTTCCTTCCGCAACGAGTCCGGTGCCGGAAGGAAAGGTGCAGGAGAATCGCAGCAAACATAGAACTGACCCAATGTGATGAAATGATGAAATGCAAAGGGAGGCTGTTTATGAAGGTTGCTATCATAATGGGAAGCGATTCCGACTGGCCTAGGCTGGAAGGAGCGGCCAAAGTACTCAAGTCTTTTGGCGTGGAATGTGAAGTCATCGTGGCTTCGGCGCATCGTACGCCGGATGTGGTTCATGAGTTTGCCGCCGGCGCTGCTGAGCGCGGCGTGAAGGTTATTATTGCAGCTGCTGGCGCAGCCGCTCATTTGCCTGGCGTAATTGCCAGCTTTACTACGCTGCCGGTCATCGGCGTGCCGATTGCGGCGACTCCTTTGGCAGGCTTTGACGCTCTTTTGAGCATTGTGCAGATGCCTTCAGGGATTCCTGTAGCGACCATGGCTGTAGACGGCGCTAAGAATGCCGCGATTTTCGCTGTGCAGATTTTAGCTGTAGGCAATGAAGAGCTAGCGGCCAAGTTGAAAGAGTACCGCAAGCAAATGGCTGAAGAAGTAGCCGCTAAAGCGGATAAGGTGACAAAAATTTGGAATGAGGAAGCTGCAAAGGCATAAGGAGGATATATCTGTGGGAAAGAAACCCTTATACGAAGGCAAAGCGAAACAGATTTT from Anaeromusa acidaminophila DSM 3853 includes:
- the purE gene encoding 5-(carboxyamino)imidazole ribonucleotide mutase: MKVAIIMGSDSDWPRLEGAAKVLKSFGVECEVIVASAHRTPDVVHEFAAGAAERGVKVIIAAAGAAAHLPGVIASFTTLPVIGVPIAATPLAGFDALLSIVQMPSGIPVATMAVDGAKNAAIFAVQILAVGNEELAAKLKEYRKQMAEEVAAKADKVTKIWNEEAAKA